One genomic segment of Bacteroides caccae includes these proteins:
- a CDS encoding IS66 family transposase — protein MDAIECLRRGNLILCDGCQSYDWIAKTGRVVCRCSAHASREFERAKTENVLLSNLGLASLSRSIYGVEDQIKELCLIGADKIVYWKSNAEIVWQSLLAWCVFTVNDVPPNSQMHKACNYIIRHYDELTAYMDY, from the coding sequence GTGGATGCTATTGAGTGCTTACGGAGGGGAAACCTGATTTTATGTGACGGCTGCCAGAGCTATGACTGGATAGCCAAGACAGGCAGAGTGGTGTGTCGCTGCTCCGCCCATGCTAGTCGTGAATTCGAACGGGCAAAGACTGAAAATGTACTTTTATCAAATTTAGGTCTTGCTTCTCTTTCCAGAAGCATTTATGGGGTGGAAGACCAAATCAAGGAATTGTGCCTTATCGGTGCGGATAAGATTGTCTACTGGAAATCGAATGCAGAAATAGTCTGGCAGTCTTTGTTAGCTTGGTGTGTTTTCACTGTAAATGATGTGCCCCCCAACAGCCAGATGCATAAGGCTTGTAATTATATAATCCGTCACTATGATGAACTGACAGCTTATATGGATTATTGA
- a CDS encoding IS66 family transposase has protein sequence MGELYMVEAECILKRLKPHEIKKRRSQDDVTRILTSIYERAMKLLNSKRKHYGEMMRKSLSYMINGWEELQNYRKDGRYTIDNMLVERTI, from the coding sequence ATAGGTGAATTGTATATGGTAGAAGCTGAATGCATCCTGAAACGGTTAAAGCCTCACGAGATAAAGAAACGACGAAGTCAGGATGATGTGACTCGCATTTTAACTTCCATATATGAAAGGGCGATGAAACTGTTGAACAGTAAACGGAAACATTATGGTGAGATGATGAGGAAGTCACTCAGTTATATGATCAACGGCTGGGAAGAGCTTCAAAATTACAGGAAGGATGGTCGGTATACCATAGATAATATGCTTGTTGAAAGAACCATCTGA